From a region of the Lactuca sativa cultivar Salinas chromosome 4, Lsat_Salinas_v11, whole genome shotgun sequence genome:
- the LOC111921593 gene encoding ribulose-1,5 bisphosphate carboxylase/oxygenase large subunit N-methyltransferase, chloroplastic isoform X1, whose product MDVAYLQQTKCVFSFNPIYSSTHNRPVSVPSKVAFINSRDYQHNARRSFRWRSRNMCLASSSDTLVSGKSSSPTVASKKDKEFEEEEDLKSWMHKNGLPPCKVVLKDRQAYDSRHPSIHYVAASEDLQAGDIAFSVPSSLIVTLERVLGNETVAELLTTNKLSELACLALYLMYEKKQGKESFWYPYIKELDRQRGRGQLAVESPLLWSESELNYLTGSPIKAEVVERAEGIRKEYNELDTVWFMAGSLFQQYPFDIPTEAFSFEIFKQAFVAVQSCVVHLQKVSLARRFALVPLGPPLLGYRSNCKAMLTAAEDGAVQLVVDRPYIAGQSIVVWCGPQPNSKLLINYGFVDEDNTYDRLMVEAALNTEDPQYQEKRLVAQRNGKLTIQTFQVNVGKERETVLDMLPYMRLGYVSDPSEMQSVISSQGPVCPVSPCMEHAVLNQLATYFRERLSGYPTTLSEDEALLGECDIDPRKRVATQLLRCEKRILNKCLEATVDLINELPDLSQSPCPAPYAPLLR is encoded by the exons ATGGACGTCGCTTATCTACAACAAACCAAATGCGTATTCAGTTTCAATCCAATTTACTCCTCCACTCATAATCGCCCTGTCTCCGTTCCTTCTAAGGTAGCATTCATAAATTCGAGAGATTACCAGCATAATGCTCGTCGTTCGTTTCGGTGGCGGAGTCGGAACATGTGTCTGGCATCGAGCTCCGATACACTTGTCTCCGGGAAGTCGTCTTCTCCCACGGTTGCCAGCAAGAAAGATAAAGAGtttgaagaggaggaagacttgAAATCTTGGATGCATAAGAATGGTTTACCTCCGTGTAAGGTAGTTCTCAAAGACAGGCAGGCGTATGATTCACGACATCCTTCCATTCATTACGTCGCTGCAAGCGAGGATTTACAGGCAG GTGATATTGCATTTTCTGTTCCGAGTTCGCTGATTGTAACACTCGAGAGAGTTTTGGGGAATGAAACCGTCG CGGAACTGTTAACCACAAACAAACTATCAGAGTTAGCTTGCCTTGCGTTGTATCTAATGTATGAGAAAAAACAAGGAAAAGAATCTTTCTGGTACCCATATATCAAAGAGCTTGATCGTCAGCGTGGTAGGGGACAGCTAGCTGTTGAATCACCACTCTTATGGTCTGAATCTGAGCTCAATTATCTTACAGGAAGTCCAATAAAG GCTGAAGTTGTTGAAAGAGCAGAAGGCATCAGAAAAGAGTATAATGAGCTTGACACTGTCTGGTTCATGGCTGGATCCCTATTTCAG CAATATCCATTTGATATCCCTACAGAGGCCTTTTCTTTTGAGATATTCAAACAAGCTTTTGTAGCAGTTCAATCTTGTGTGGTGCATTTACAG AAAGTGAGTTTGGCAAGAAGGTTTGCATTGGTTCCTCTTGGACCTCCTCTGTTGGGGTATAGGAGCAATTGCAAGGCGATGTTAACAGCTGCAGAGGATGGAGCTGTCCAGTTGGTTGTTGATCGCCCATATATAGCCGGACAGTCTATTGTAGTATG GTGTGGGCCACAACCTAATTCCAAATTACTCATCAATTATGGTTTTGTTGATGAAGATAACACTTATGATCGCTTGATGGTGGAG GCAGCATTGAACACAGAGGATCCTCAATACCAGGAAAAGAGATTGGTTGCTCAACGAAATGGAAAATTGACCATACAAACTTTCCAG GTTAATGTGGGGAAGGAAAGAGAAACTGTTTTAGATATGCTTCCATATATGAGGCTGGGTTATGTTTCAGATCCCTCAGAGATGCAGTCGGTTATATCCTCTCAGGGTCCTGTATGTCCC GTGAGCCCTTGTATGGAACATGCTGTTTTGAACCAACTAGCTACTTACTTCAGAGAAAGATTGTCTGGTTACCCCACCACTCTAAGCGAAGATGAAGCCTTG TTGGGAGAATGTGATATCGATCCAAGGAAACGAGTAGCAACACAGCTGCTGAGGTGTGAGAAGAGAATACTAAACAAATGCTTGGAGGCAACTGTTGATCTCATAAATGAATTACCAGATCTCTCTCAATCTCCATGCCCAGCACCTTATGCTCCTCTACTAAGATGA
- the LOC111921602 gene encoding kelch repeat-containing protein At3g27220, producing the protein MARNHIHSSKQISTKSTVLLLFASVVVGGALIFYYLWASSSSAVYTSVHYNWIREKNDLVTLPNFSNETNKIAEFKNEKHKNKIPERLLSGSFADLDAPETKWEEMAPAPVPRLDGASIQINHLFYVFSGYRTLDHVHSHVDVYNFRSNKWEESFGTPKEMGNSHLGMASDGRYIYIVSGQRGPQCRTPPVSQTFVLDTQTRSWESFPPLPQPRYAPATQVWRGRLHVMGGGKENRHTPSTDHWSIAVKNGKALEKTWRNEVPIPRGGPHRACVGVGDALYVIGGQEGDFMPKPGSPIFKCSRRHEVVYADVYMLDDKMKWHTLPPMPKPDSHIEASWVILNNSIVIAGGTTEKNPITKRMILVGELFQFDINSKKWDVIGKLPYRVKTTQAAYWNGWFYITSGQRDKGPDNPQPKKVVADLWRTKLSDLLIH; encoded by the exons ATGGCAAGGAATCACATTCACAGCAGTAAACAGATTTCCACAAAATCAACAGTCCTGTTGTTGTTCGCTAGTGTTGTTGTTGGTGGCGCATTGATTTTCTATTATTTATGGGCTTCTTCTTCTTCCGCTGTTTATACCTCAGTTCATTATAATTGGATTCGCGAGAAAAATGATCTAGTAACCCTCCCAAATTTCTCCAACGAGACTAATAAG ATTGCAGAATTTAAAAATGAGAAGCATAAAAATAAAATCCCTGAGAGGCTACTATCAGGAAGTTTTGCAGATTTAGACGCACCAGAAACCAAATGGGAAGAAATGGCACCGGCACCTGTGCCACGTCTTGATGGTGCTTCAATACAGATCAATCACCTGTTTTATGTGTTTTCTGGCTATAGAACCCTTGACCAT GTACATTCCCATGTTGATGTATACAATTTCAGAAGCAACAAATGGGAAGAAAGCTTTGGTACACCAAAAGAAATGGGTAATTCTCATTTAGGAATGGCAAGCGATGGAAGATATATATACATCGTCTCGGGGCAACGAGGTCCTCAGTGTCGAACTCCTCCCGTCTCTCAAACATTTGTGCTGGACACTCAAACAAGAAGCTGGGAGTCTTTTCCACCATTACCACAACCtag GTATGCTCCGGCGACTCAAGTTTGGAGGGGTAGGCTTCATGTAATGGGTGGTGGCAAGGAGAACCGGCATACACCAAGCACGGATCATTGGAGTATTGCGGTGAAGAATGGGAAAGCTTTGGAGAAAACATGGAGGAATGAAGTGCCCATACCCCGTGGTGGTCCACACAG AGCTTGTGTTGGTGTTGGTGATGCGCTGTATGTTATTGGTGGTCAAGAGGGTGACTTTATGCCCAAACCAGGCTCACCTATCTTCAAGTGTTCACGCAGGCATGAG GTAGTTTATGCCGATGTTTACATGTTGGATGATAAGATGAAGTGGCATACATTGCCACCAATGCCAAAGCCCGATTCACACATAGAAGCTTCATGGGTAATTCTAAACAATTCCATTGTCATTGCTGGAGGCACAACCGAGAAAAATCCCATAACAAAACGAATGATTTTGGTTGGAGAGCTCTTCCAATTTGATATTAACTCAAAG AAATGGGATGTGATTGGGAAGCTTCCTTATCGTGTAAAAACCACACAAGCAGCTTACTGGAATGGATGGTTTTATATCACATCTGGTCAGCGAGACAAAGGACCCGATAATCCACAACCAAAGAAAGTCGTGGCTGACTTATGGCGCACAAAATTGAGCGACCTTCTTATACACtaa
- the LOC111921593 gene encoding ribulose-1,5 bisphosphate carboxylase/oxygenase large subunit N-methyltransferase, chloroplastic isoform X2 produces MDVAYLQQTKCVFSFNPIYSSTHNRPVSVPSKVAFINSRDYQHNARRSFRWRSRNMCLASSSDTLVSGKSSSPTVASKKDKEFEEEEDLKSWMHKNGLPPCKVVLKDRQAYDSRHPSIHYVAASEDLQAGDIAFSVPSSLIVTLERVLGNETVAELLTTNKLSELACLALYLMYEKKQGKESFWYPYIKELDRQRGRGQLAVESPLLWSESELNYLTGSPIKAEVVERAEGIRKEYNELDTVWFMAGSLFQQYPFDIPTEAFSFEIFKQAFVAVQSCVVHLQKVSLARRFALVPLGPPLLGYRSNCKAMLTAAEDGAVQLVVDRPYIAGQSIVVWCGPQPNSKLLINYGFVDEDNTYDRLMVEAALNTEDPQYQEKRLVAQRNGKLTIQTFQVNVGKERETVLDMLPYMRLGYVSDPSEMQSVISSQGPVSPCMEHAVLNQLATYFRERLSGYPTTLSEDEALLGECDIDPRKRVATQLLRCEKRILNKCLEATVDLINELPDLSQSPCPAPYAPLLR; encoded by the exons ATGGACGTCGCTTATCTACAACAAACCAAATGCGTATTCAGTTTCAATCCAATTTACTCCTCCACTCATAATCGCCCTGTCTCCGTTCCTTCTAAGGTAGCATTCATAAATTCGAGAGATTACCAGCATAATGCTCGTCGTTCGTTTCGGTGGCGGAGTCGGAACATGTGTCTGGCATCGAGCTCCGATACACTTGTCTCCGGGAAGTCGTCTTCTCCCACGGTTGCCAGCAAGAAAGATAAAGAGtttgaagaggaggaagacttgAAATCTTGGATGCATAAGAATGGTTTACCTCCGTGTAAGGTAGTTCTCAAAGACAGGCAGGCGTATGATTCACGACATCCTTCCATTCATTACGTCGCTGCAAGCGAGGATTTACAGGCAG GTGATATTGCATTTTCTGTTCCGAGTTCGCTGATTGTAACACTCGAGAGAGTTTTGGGGAATGAAACCGTCG CGGAACTGTTAACCACAAACAAACTATCAGAGTTAGCTTGCCTTGCGTTGTATCTAATGTATGAGAAAAAACAAGGAAAAGAATCTTTCTGGTACCCATATATCAAAGAGCTTGATCGTCAGCGTGGTAGGGGACAGCTAGCTGTTGAATCACCACTCTTATGGTCTGAATCTGAGCTCAATTATCTTACAGGAAGTCCAATAAAG GCTGAAGTTGTTGAAAGAGCAGAAGGCATCAGAAAAGAGTATAATGAGCTTGACACTGTCTGGTTCATGGCTGGATCCCTATTTCAG CAATATCCATTTGATATCCCTACAGAGGCCTTTTCTTTTGAGATATTCAAACAAGCTTTTGTAGCAGTTCAATCTTGTGTGGTGCATTTACAG AAAGTGAGTTTGGCAAGAAGGTTTGCATTGGTTCCTCTTGGACCTCCTCTGTTGGGGTATAGGAGCAATTGCAAGGCGATGTTAACAGCTGCAGAGGATGGAGCTGTCCAGTTGGTTGTTGATCGCCCATATATAGCCGGACAGTCTATTGTAGTATG GTGTGGGCCACAACCTAATTCCAAATTACTCATCAATTATGGTTTTGTTGATGAAGATAACACTTATGATCGCTTGATGGTGGAG GCAGCATTGAACACAGAGGATCCTCAATACCAGGAAAAGAGATTGGTTGCTCAACGAAATGGAAAATTGACCATACAAACTTTCCAG GTTAATGTGGGGAAGGAAAGAGAAACTGTTTTAGATATGCTTCCATATATGAGGCTGGGTTATGTTTCAGATCCCTCAGAGATGCAGTCGGTTATATCCTCTCAGGGTCCT GTGAGCCCTTGTATGGAACATGCTGTTTTGAACCAACTAGCTACTTACTTCAGAGAAAGATTGTCTGGTTACCCCACCACTCTAAGCGAAGATGAAGCCTTG TTGGGAGAATGTGATATCGATCCAAGGAAACGAGTAGCAACACAGCTGCTGAGGTGTGAGAAGAGAATACTAAACAAATGCTTGGAGGCAACTGTTGATCTCATAAATGAATTACCAGATCTCTCTCAATCTCCATGCCCAGCACCTTATGCTCCTCTACTAAGATGA
- the LOC111921585 gene encoding uncharacterized protein LOC111921585, with product MSVAPQAFSGNLKKAVAGIRRINLEGLRWRVFDAKGQVLGRLASQISTVVQGKDKPTYAPNRDDGDICVILNAKHIAVTGRKLTDKFYRWHTGYIGHLKERSLKDQMAKDPTEVIRKAVLRMLPRNKLRDDRDLKLRIFPDSEHPFGDKPLQPYVMPPRQVREMRPRARRALIRAQKKADQQQQGANKISKGKKRDETHNSQLTASA from the exons atgtcGGTGGCACCTCAGGCTTTCAGTGGCAACCTCAAG AAAGCAGTTGCTGGTATAAGACGCATCAATTTGGAAGGATTGAGATGGAGAGTGTTTGATGCGAAGGGCCAG GTTTTAGGGCGATTAGCATCACAAATATCAACAGTGGTTCAAGGAAAAGACAAGCCTACATATGCACCTAATCGTGATGATGGGGACATCTGTGTTATCCTTAATGCTAAACACATCGCTGTCACTGGGAGAAAACTTACTGACAAATTTTACCGATGGCACACTGG GTATATTGGGCACCTGAAAGAAAGGAGTTTAAAGGACCAGATGGCCAAGGATCCTACAGAAGTCATCCGCAAAGCTGTCCTTCGCATGCTCCCAAGAAATAAACTTCGCGAT GACAGAGATCTTAAGCTGAGAATATTCCCGGACAGCGAGCACCCATTTGGGGACAAGCCGCTTCAACCGTATGTGATGCCACCTAGACAAGTCCGTGAGATGCGTCCACGTGCAAGGCGGGCCCTCATTAGAGCACAAAAAAAGGCAGACCAACAACAACAAGGTGCTAACAAAATCAGCAAAGGTAAAAAGAGAGATGAAACACACAACTCACAGCTCACTGCTTCTGCTTGA